The DNA sequence GCATCCAGTCCGAATCACCCAGGTTCGCATAGGCCTCGAAACCTTCCTCGAAGGGAACCGCGGCGCCGGGATCGGGAAGCACGGTGATGCAGGCCTCCTGCGTCACCTCCATGGTGTTGGTGCCATCGCTCACCTGGAGTGTCACGGGATAGACGCCCGCTGCGGCATAGGTCACCGTCGGGTAGAGTTCCGAGGAGGTCGCCGGTGTTCCACCGGGGAATGACCAGGTGCGGCTCTGCACGCCGTTGTAACTCAGGTCCGTGTAGGTCACCGAGCCGCCCGCGCAGATGGTCTGGCGGTCTCCCTTGAATTGCGCCAGGCAGAGTTGCGGCTCCTGGTCCACGCCGGTGAGTGTGAGATTCGCGGGTTGCCAAAGGTTGTTGCGCTGTGCGGTGCTGCTGTTCAGCGCGGCGATCATGCGCGCGGCCTGTCCATTGGTGAACATCTTGCTGCAGTAGGAATACTCCATGTAGTTCTCCACGTTGTCCAAGGACCCGCAGCTGGTGCCCTGGGTGAAACAGGTGGTCCAGCCGATGGTGTTGGGCGTGTCGGCCACCTGGTCGTCCCCGTTGCAGTTGCTCTCCAAGCCGGGGTTGTTGCTGTTGCCCCAGGCGTGCCGCAGGTTGATCCAATGCCCCACCTCGTGGGTGAGCACCCGCGAGCGGCTGGGGTGGCCCGTGCCGATGCTGCCCACGTAGGTGTGCTGCACCACGATACCGTCGCCGCTGGGGTTGTTGTGGAAGGCGCTCGGATAGTTGGTGTAGCCCGCCGCCCCGTTCGCGCTGGCGGCCACCCACACGTTCATGTAGCGGTTGCGCGGCCACTGGATCAATGCCTTCATCGCGTTGTCACCTTGGTAGGTGAGGGTGCTCACCGTGCGGGTGATGCCGTTGGTGCAGTTGCCCTGGGGGTCCTTCTGTGCCAGCCGGAACTCCACGCCCACGTCGGCCACGATGCTCAGGAACTCGGCCTTCACGCTGGTCCAGTCGGGATTCAGCTTGTTGAAGTCGTCGTTCAGGATGCGGATCGCGTCGTAGAGCTGGTCGTCGTTGATGTTCTCGCTCCCGTTGTTGTGGATGATGTGGAAGACCACCGGGATGATGAACGGCTGGCGCTGTCCGTCCTGGTACTGGGCCACGAATTCGGCCGTGAAGGCTTCCAATTCGGCTTCCGCCTGTGCGATGCGCGCGATCTCCGCCGGATCGCCACCGTGCAGATAGTGGAACAGGTCGGCGTCGTTGTTCTTGCAGGGCAGCATGCCGTCCTGTTGTGCGATGGCGTTGTTGCCTGCGGCCGCGATGGCCGTTGCGATGATGATGGTCGCGATCCTCATGGTCGTCTTCCTTGGGGCGTTCATTGTTTCACGAAGCGGACGACTTCCTGGCGGTCGCCCTGCACCAGGCGCACCAGGTAGACCCCGGCATTGAGCGTGTTCACAGGGATCTCCACCCGGTGGGGCCCCGTGGCATGCTGGCCGTCACGCAACACGTGCGTCACACGTCCCAGCATGTCCAGCACCTCCAACCTCGTCATGCCCGGGCTTTGCAGGTCGTAGACCACGGTGGCCATGTCTTCGGCCGGGTTGGGCACCACCATCAGGGCGCCATCGCCCAGCAGCAGTTCGCCCATGCCCACGGGCATGCCGTTGACGTTGATGTCGTCCAGGTAGATGTTGTTGCCGCCGTAGCTCTCGAACTCGAACTTGAAGCGGAAGTCGGCCACATGGTAGGCGGCGCTCACGTTCGTCACTTCGGTGTATCCCCATTGGCCGGGGCCATTCGGTACGAAGCTGGTCTGCATGGGCGCACCGGCCGTATTGAGCGAAATGGTGCCGCGCAGTTGCTGGCGCATGCTCCAGGTGGCTCCGCAGTTGTTGCTCACCCACACCCGCAGGCGGTCGTCGCTACCGCTGGTGCGCTGGGCGAAGGCGTAGCGGTAGGAGATGCGCACCTCGTCCGCCCCGCTCATGTCCACGGGCTGCGAAAGCAGTTCGTCCTTGCGGCCGTTCATCGCGGCCGTATTCAGTATGCGCACGCTCTTGTCGCCGGTGAATGCCGCCGCGTTGTTCAGCGTCCAGGTGTTGTCGTTGTCCGGGTTGGCCACCACCCAGGGTGAGTCGTTCAGCGCGGCATAGGCCTCGAAACCATCCTCATGCGGCACGGGCACGCCGGGGCTTGGCAGCACCGTCACGGCCTGTTGCATGGTGGTGCTCATCGTGTTCACCCCATCGCTCACGGTGAGCGTCACCTGATAGGTCCCGGGTTCGGCGTAGGTCACCGTGGGGTTGGCCGAGGTGCTGGTGGCGGGTGTTCCGCCAGGGAATTCCCAGGTGCGGCTGGTGACCGCATGGAAGCTGAGATCCTGGAAGGTGATGGAGCCACCGGCGCAGAAAGTGTTCGACCCGTGGCTGAATTCCGCCGCGCACAGGGCGTCGGGCAGCAGCACGCCGGTGAGTTGAAGCGTGTTGGGCTGCCAAAGGGTGCTTCGCTGGGCGGTGCCGCTGTTCAGCGCGGCGATCATGCGCGTCTTCTGCCCGGTGGTGAACATCTTCGAGCAGTAGGAGTAGTCCATGTAGTTCTCCACGTTGTCCAGCGTGCTGCAGGTGACACCGTTCAGG is a window from the Flavobacteriales bacterium genome containing:
- a CDS encoding T9SS type A sorting domain-containing protein — protein: MTFKTLLAAAVLLPAAALAQSAQPLPCLADDLSLAAPHYIPTAEDLARMAQDEAQLEAFTQLFAEAEMDGARNTYIISVVFHIIHDNGPENISDEQVYDAMRVLNDDFNKLNSDWSNVKPEFLGLVADVGIEFRLAKKDPNGNCTKGITRTQSALTHQGDQTMKNLIQWPRSRYLNVWVAASANGAAGYTYRPAAVNNAPALDGIVLLHSYTGSIGTSSPYKSRTLTHEVGHWINLMHTWGNSNNPGLASNCSDDDQVSDTPNTMGWTSCNLNGVTCSTLDNVENYMDYSYCSKMFTTGQKTRMIAALNSGTAQRSTLWQPNTLQLTGVLLPDALCAAEFSHGSNTFCAGGSITFQDLSFHAVTSRTWEFPGGTPATSTSANPTVTYAEPGTYQVTLTVSDGVNTMSTTMQQAVTVLPSPGVPVPHEDGFEAYAALNDSPWVVANPDNDNTWTLNNAAAFTGDKSVRILNTAAMNGRKDELLSQPVDMSGADEVRISYRYAFAQRTSGSDDRLRVWVSNNCGATWSMRQQLRGTISLNTAGAPMQTSFVPNGPGQWGYTEVTNVSAAYHVADFRFKFEFESYGGNNIYLDDINVNGMPVGMGELLLGDGALMVVPNPAEDMATVVYDLQSPGMTRLEVLDMLGRVTHVLRDGQHATGPHRVEIPVNTLNAGVYLVRLVQGDRQEVVRFVKQ
- a CDS encoding T9SS type A sorting domain-containing protein, translating into MRIATIIIATAIAAAGNNAIAQQDGMLPCKNNDADLFHYLHGGDPAEIARIAQAEAELEAFTAEFVAQYQDGQRQPFIIPVVFHIIHNNGSENINDDQLYDAIRILNDDFNKLNPDWTSVKAEFLSIVADVGVEFRLAQKDPQGNCTNGITRTVSTLTYQGDNAMKALIQWPRNRYMNVWVAASANGAAGYTNYPSAFHNNPSGDGIVVQHTYVGSIGTGHPSRSRVLTHEVGHWINLRHAWGNSNNPGLESNCNGDDQVADTPNTIGWTTCFTQGTSCGSLDNVENYMEYSYCSKMFTNGQAARMIAALNSSTAQRNNLWQPANLTLTGVDQEPQLCLAQFKGDRQTICAGGSVTYTDLSYNGVQSRTWSFPGGTPATSSELYPTVTYAAAGVYPVTLQVSDGTNTMEVTQEACITVLPDPGAAVPFEEGFEAYANLGDSDWMLANPDNDNTWTLTNAAAFTGDKSVRILNTSAMNGRKDELISQPLDMSGESEVRLSFRYAYAQRNSSSDDRLRIWVSNNCGATWSMRQQLRGTQNLNTAGAPMTASFVPSGPEQWMYSEVTNVSAAYHVSDFRVKFEFESYGGNNVYLDDINLNGEVVGLEEFSGLADGALAVVPNPAHGTAQVIFDLPQAGMARLEVLDGLGRLLLAPHGGMLPAGVQRMDLSLHGLASGVYFVRLQSPHGSRVSRFVVE